The Lycium barbarum isolate Lr01 chromosome 12, ASM1917538v2, whole genome shotgun sequence genome includes a region encoding these proteins:
- the LOC132624273 gene encoding uncharacterized protein LOC132624273 produces MVDLGSSANIIRWKVVEEMGLTEKIIPAARTLSGFNMSNETTKGVIDFPVEAGGVIKVTKFYVIDDDMRYNKIFGRPWIHDMKVVPSTLHLLLKFPTLKGIRQIQEEQSISK; encoded by the coding sequence ATGGTCGACTTGGGGAGTTCCGCTAATATCATTCGCTGGAAAGTGGTGGAAGAAATGGGACTTACGGAAAAAATCATACCGGCTGCAAGGACCCTTTCTGGTTTCAACATGTCCAATGAAACTACTAAGGGAGTGATTGACTTTCCCGTGGAAGCTGGAGGAGTTATCAAAGTAACAAAGTTCTATGTGATTGACGACGACATGCGATATAACAAAATCTTTGGGAGACCTTGGATCCATGATATGAAGGTGGTTCCCTCAACTCTTCACTTGCTATTGAAGTTCCCTACTCTAAAAGGGATCAGGCAGATCCAGGAGGAGCAGTCGATATCAAAATAG